In a single window of the Tautonia marina genome:
- a CDS encoding heme-binding protein: MNAAPFVRLLAFCLMASPALAQPGDLPPPDAPLPEGFPDPTVPGEIEIKQYPAYRSAWTKGDAMSMRSGDMLFFWLFRHISERKVEMTAPVINTYLDPEIAVDPSLRGDLSMEFLYERPDQGEAGKGVGPVEVKDFAPMTVVALGFQGVMTPEEMADGVKRLQTWIKEHGEEWTEAGPPRRLGYHGPMTPADRQLWEVQIPVKPVGEAPQAEDNAEPGDEKSETPENPESSR, encoded by the coding sequence ATGAACGCCGCCCCGTTCGTTCGACTGCTGGCCTTTTGTTTGATGGCATCCCCTGCCCTGGCACAACCGGGAGACTTGCCCCCGCCGGATGCTCCGCTGCCCGAGGGATTCCCTGATCCGACCGTGCCGGGAGAAATCGAGATCAAGCAGTATCCGGCCTACCGGAGCGCCTGGACGAAGGGAGACGCCATGAGCATGCGCTCCGGCGACATGCTCTTTTTCTGGCTGTTCCGGCACATCAGCGAGCGCAAGGTGGAGATGACCGCGCCGGTGATCAACACGTATCTCGACCCGGAGATTGCCGTTGATCCCTCGCTCCGTGGCGACCTGTCGATGGAGTTTCTTTACGAACGGCCCGATCAGGGGGAAGCCGGTAAAGGGGTCGGGCCGGTCGAGGTGAAGGACTTCGCGCCGATGACCGTGGTGGCCCTCGGCTTTCAGGGGGTCATGACTCCCGAGGAGATGGCCGACGGCGTCAAGCGTTTGCAAACCTGGATCAAGGAGCACGGCGAGGAGTGGACCGAGGCTGGTCCTCCCCGACGGCTCGGCTATCATGGCCCGATGACCCCGGCCGATCGGCAGCTCTGGGAAGTGCAGATTCCCGTTAAGCCAGTCGGCGAGGCTCCCCAGGCTGAAGACAACGCTGAACCGGGCGATGAGAAGTCGGAAACGCCCGAAAACCCTGAATCTTCCCGCTGA
- a CDS encoding glutamine amidotransferase — translation MANIYYVGDWAIMMGPIFAESPFNYEYKGTEIFNYGTWLVEALESSGEHTVTSVPAWDFYRLAPGEFDRILDEYDLLIFSDVEARNFQLHPSFFDRSKFGSKPLTFPDRVRLTVEAIHRGTHALFLGGWLSFNGECGKGGWGRTRLAEVLPVTCLDFEDLRESTEGYRMVPTTGDHPALRGIDLHASPPILGYNITRPRPGCEVLATWGDSPDPAIAVGQFGSGRVAAYTSDPAPHWGCNLVSWDQYPALWQQLVRWLLAS, via the coding sequence ATGGCGAACATCTACTATGTCGGCGACTGGGCCATCATGATGGGCCCGATCTTCGCCGAGAGTCCCTTCAACTACGAATACAAAGGGACCGAGATTTTCAATTACGGCACCTGGCTGGTCGAGGCGCTCGAATCCTCCGGCGAGCATACCGTAACCAGTGTTCCTGCCTGGGACTTCTACCGCCTCGCTCCGGGAGAATTCGATCGGATTCTCGACGAGTATGACCTCTTGATCTTCTCCGATGTCGAGGCCCGGAACTTCCAGCTCCACCCCTCGTTTTTCGACCGCTCGAAGTTCGGCAGCAAGCCGCTGACCTTCCCCGACCGCGTTCGTCTGACGGTCGAGGCGATTCATCGCGGCACGCATGCCCTGTTCCTCGGCGGCTGGCTCAGCTTCAATGGCGAGTGCGGCAAAGGAGGCTGGGGACGCACCCGATTGGCCGAGGTCCTTCCCGTCACCTGCCTCGATTTCGAGGACCTGCGCGAAAGCACCGAGGGTTACCGCATGGTCCCGACCACCGGCGATCATCCCGCCCTGCGCGGAATCGACCTGCACGCCTCTCCACCGATCCTCGGCTACAACATCACCCGGCCTCGCCCCGGCTGCGAGGTTTTAGCCACCTGGGGAGATTCCCCCGATCCAGCGATTGCCGTTGGCCAGTTCGGCTCCGGCCGGGTCGCGGCCTACACCTCCGACCCCGCCCCGCACTGGGGATGCAACCTCGTGTCCTGGGACCAGTACCCAGCCCTCTGGCAGCAACTGGTTCGGTGGTTACTGGCCTCCTGA
- a CDS encoding sodium:solute symporter family protein: MLLRTIDWAIIGTFFAFTLIVGLVVSRRAGRTQSDFFLSGRGMPWWLLGTSMVATTFAADTPLLVTSIVREQGVAGNWVWWAFLLTGMLTVAVFAKLWRRSGILTDVEFYERRYGGAPAAFLRGFRAVYLGLIFNVLVMANVTLAAVKIAQVMFDFSPIQAILVAATVTVIFSAAGGLRSVLLTDFVLFLIAMTGSIGAAIVALRQPEVGGLTGLFAHEQVQARLALWPSLDFSSTASLNAAMTILIIPLAVQWWAAWYPGAEPGGGGYVAQRMLAARSESHATGATLLFNFAHYALRPWPWILVALASLAIYPDLDSLRSAFPKVGDTMVRDDLAYPAMMNRMPPGLLGLIATSLIASYMSTISTMLNWGSSYLVHDFWLRFFRPKASERELVRLGRFLTVALMVLACVIALQLQSVYEGFQILLKVGAGTGLIYILRWFWWRLNALAEIVAMAVSFLMAAGFVVLSRIAPEQTPADWLQFLIIVGGTTACWIVVSLVTPPEREETLRNFYNHIRPGGPGWKAVIRRAHAEGELLDCNGSWNLRSELIFLIGGCASIYGALFATGLFLYGRTMPATLAILIALAGGAAMAVTWRTVASGTAEPTAPGPIGEDH; the protein is encoded by the coding sequence GTGCTGCTTCGAACGATCGACTGGGCCATCATCGGCACCTTCTTCGCATTCACCTTGATTGTCGGGCTCGTCGTCTCCCGAAGGGCAGGGCGGACCCAGTCCGATTTCTTCCTGTCCGGTCGCGGGATGCCCTGGTGGTTGCTGGGCACCTCGATGGTCGCCACCACCTTTGCGGCCGATACGCCGTTGCTCGTGACAAGCATCGTCCGAGAGCAGGGGGTGGCCGGCAACTGGGTCTGGTGGGCCTTCCTGCTCACCGGCATGCTCACGGTCGCCGTCTTCGCCAAACTCTGGCGGCGGTCAGGGATTCTGACCGATGTTGAATTTTATGAACGCCGCTATGGGGGAGCTCCCGCGGCGTTCCTCCGAGGCTTCCGCGCCGTCTACCTCGGCCTGATCTTCAACGTCCTGGTCATGGCCAATGTCACGCTCGCGGCCGTGAAAATCGCCCAGGTGATGTTCGACTTCAGCCCGATCCAGGCGATCCTCGTGGCGGCCACCGTCACCGTGATCTTCAGCGCGGCGGGAGGCTTGCGAAGCGTCTTGCTGACCGACTTCGTCCTGTTTCTGATCGCCATGACCGGGTCGATCGGCGCGGCGATCGTGGCCCTTCGGCAACCGGAGGTCGGCGGCCTGACCGGCCTGTTCGCCCACGAGCAGGTGCAAGCACGCCTGGCCCTCTGGCCGAGCCTCGATTTCAGCTCGACCGCCTCCCTGAACGCGGCGATGACCATTTTGATCATCCCGCTGGCCGTGCAGTGGTGGGCCGCCTGGTATCCCGGAGCCGAGCCCGGCGGCGGCGGCTACGTGGCCCAGCGGATGCTCGCCGCCCGCAGCGAGTCGCACGCCACCGGCGCGACCTTGCTGTTCAACTTCGCCCACTACGCCCTGCGTCCCTGGCCCTGGATTCTCGTCGCGCTGGCCTCGCTGGCGATTTACCCCGACCTCGACTCTCTTCGCTCCGCCTTCCCAAAGGTCGGCGATACGATGGTCCGCGACGACCTGGCCTATCCAGCCATGATGAACCGGATGCCTCCAGGCCTGCTCGGCCTGATCGCCACGTCGTTGATCGCCTCGTACATGTCCACCATTTCGACGATGCTCAACTGGGGCTCCTCGTACCTCGTCCACGACTTCTGGCTCCGGTTCTTTCGGCCGAAGGCCTCGGAGCGCGAGCTGGTCCGGCTTGGCCGGTTCCTCACCGTGGCCCTGATGGTCCTGGCCTGCGTGATCGCCTTGCAGCTTCAGAGCGTCTACGAAGGGTTCCAGATTTTGCTGAAGGTCGGCGCGGGGACGGGCCTGATCTACATCCTCCGCTGGTTCTGGTGGCGGCTGAACGCCCTGGCCGAGATCGTGGCGATGGCCGTCTCGTTTCTGATGGCCGCCGGCTTTGTGGTCCTGAGCCGGATCGCTCCCGAGCAAACCCCGGCCGACTGGCTCCAGTTCCTGATCATTGTCGGCGGGACGACGGCGTGCTGGATCGTGGTTTCGCTGGTCACGCCTCCGGAGCGTGAGGAAACCCTCCGCAACTTCTACAACCACATTCGCCCCGGCGGGCCGGGCTGGAAGGCGGTGATCCGCCGCGCCCATGCCGAGGGAGAGTTGCTCGACTGCAACGGCTCCTGGAACCTGCGGAGCGAGCTGATCTTCCTGATCGGCGGCTGTGCCTCGATCTATGGCGCCCTGTTCGCCACCGGCCTGTTTCTTTACGGCCGAACGATGCCTGCAACCCTTGCGATCCTGATCGCCCTGGCAGGGGGGGCGGCGATGGCCGTCACCTGGCGAACCGTGGCCTCGGGAACTGCCGAACCAACCGCGCCGGGGCCGATTGGGGAGGATCACTGA
- a CDS encoding sugar ABC transporter ATP-binding protein has protein sequence MTTDTELTWIKVDPDEVPPRLIMEGITKRFGGVHALESVSFNARAGEVHALCGENGAGKSTLMKILAGVIPEYDGRIILDGRERRFAGPRDAEDAGIRIIHQELNLVPDLSVAANIFLGRERRTALGLIDNWAMERAASALFERLGTPISVRARVGDLRIGDQQMVEIAKALAFDALVLIMDEPTSALSDAEVARLYRVIGDLRKSGTTVLYISHKMNEVFTLADWVTVLRDGVFVASAPRKEIQPAQVVRWMVGREINDFEFEVNVPQGPPVLQVERLSLPSPHGSGRPALRDLNFEVRPGEVVGIAGLLGAGRTELLESLFGASADRPSGTIRLDGREVHFDAPADAIAAGVALVTEDRKTLGLFDQMTVAENITLAQLQRLATLGVVRPAAEREAVDHSIDRLRIKTPSGDVPVMSLSGGNQQKCIIARWLLTEPKLLLLDEPTRGIDVGAKAEIYALIHRLAERGMAIVMTSSELPELLAVSTRILVLCEGRLTAELSRAEATEEAIMDAATRFLDRVAAS, from the coding sequence ATGACGACCGACACCGAACTGACCTGGATCAAGGTCGATCCCGACGAGGTGCCCCCTCGCCTCATCATGGAAGGAATCACCAAGCGCTTCGGCGGCGTTCATGCCCTCGAATCGGTCAGCTTCAACGCCAGGGCAGGGGAAGTCCACGCCCTTTGCGGAGAGAACGGCGCGGGCAAGAGTACCTTGATGAAAATCCTCGCCGGGGTGATTCCCGAGTACGACGGCCGCATCATCCTCGACGGTCGAGAGCGCCGCTTCGCAGGGCCGAGAGACGCCGAGGACGCCGGCATCCGGATCATCCATCAAGAACTGAACCTCGTTCCCGACCTGAGCGTCGCGGCCAACATCTTTCTCGGCCGCGAGCGTCGCACGGCGCTCGGCCTGATCGACAACTGGGCGATGGAACGGGCCGCCTCGGCCCTGTTCGAGCGGCTCGGCACGCCCATCTCGGTACGGGCAAGGGTCGGCGACCTTCGCATCGGCGATCAGCAGATGGTCGAGATCGCCAAGGCCCTGGCCTTCGATGCCCTCGTCCTCATCATGGACGAGCCGACCTCGGCCCTCTCCGATGCCGAGGTCGCACGGCTCTACCGGGTCATCGGCGACCTGAGGAAATCCGGGACCACGGTTCTTTATATCTCGCACAAGATGAACGAGGTCTTCACCCTTGCTGACTGGGTGACCGTCCTGCGCGACGGAGTGTTTGTCGCCTCCGCACCGCGCAAGGAGATCCAGCCGGCGCAGGTCGTGCGCTGGATGGTCGGTCGAGAGATCAATGACTTCGAGTTCGAGGTGAACGTGCCCCAGGGGCCTCCGGTGCTTCAGGTCGAACGGCTTTCCTTGCCGAGCCCGCACGGCAGCGGTCGGCCGGCGCTCCGTGACCTGAACTTCGAGGTCCGACCGGGAGAGGTGGTCGGCATCGCCGGGTTGCTCGGCGCCGGGCGAACCGAGCTCCTGGAATCGCTGTTCGGAGCCTCGGCCGATCGGCCCTCGGGCACGATCCGGCTCGACGGTCGGGAGGTCCACTTCGACGCACCGGCCGACGCCATCGCCGCCGGGGTCGCCCTGGTGACCGAGGACCGCAAAACCCTCGGCCTGTTCGATCAGATGACCGTGGCCGAAAATATCACGCTCGCCCAGTTGCAACGGCTCGCCACCCTCGGGGTCGTTCGTCCCGCCGCGGAGCGCGAGGCGGTGGATCATTCCATCGATCGGCTTCGGATCAAGACCCCGTCCGGCGATGTGCCGGTGATGAGCCTCTCCGGAGGCAACCAGCAGAAGTGCATCATCGCCCGATGGCTCCTGACCGAACCGAAGCTCTTGCTCCTGGATGAGCCGACGCGCGGAATCGACGTCGGCGCGAAGGCCGAGATCTACGCCCTCATCCACCGCCTGGCCGAGCGAGGCATGGCCATCGTGATGACCTCCAGCGAGCTTCCCGAATTGCTCGCCGTCAGCACCCGGATTCTTGTCCTCTGCGAGGGGAGGCTCACCGCCGAACTCTCGCGAGCCGAGGCGACCGAGGAAGCCATCATGGATGCCGCCACCCGATTTCTCGACCGGGTGGCGGCATCCTGA
- a CDS encoding GNAT family N-acetyltransferase, with translation MTRTMTIRPFRESDRPILRAMTIEAFEGVSIDHNIDRLLGPIAAEDWRTRKGRHVDDDLNAPGGEIAVAEDAGGTVVGYVSMRCDRGAKVGQIPNLAVSSEVRGQGIGRTLLEHAIRRFREEGMTVARIETLDQNPIGQHLYPSVGFREVARQIHFAMPLTDSDDAQAKGTGPQ, from the coding sequence ATGACCCGTACCATGACCATCCGCCCTTTCCGTGAATCCGACCGCCCGATCCTCCGGGCCATGACCATCGAGGCCTTCGAAGGCGTATCGATCGACCACAACATCGACCGCCTGCTCGGCCCGATCGCGGCCGAGGACTGGCGGACCCGCAAGGGAAGGCACGTCGATGACGACCTCAACGCCCCCGGTGGCGAGATCGCCGTGGCCGAGGATGCTGGTGGAACGGTCGTCGGCTACGTCTCGATGCGCTGCGATCGCGGAGCGAAGGTCGGGCAGATTCCGAATCTCGCCGTCTCAAGCGAGGTGCGAGGACAGGGGATTGGCCGCACCTTGCTCGAACATGCGATCAGGCGATTCCGCGAGGAAGGGATGACCGTCGCCCGGATCGAGACGCTCGACCAGAACCCGATCGGCCAGCATCTCTACCCGTCGGTCGGTTTCCGGGAAGTCGCCCGGCAGATCCATTTCGCCATGCCCCTGACCGACTCCGACGATGCCCAGGCCAAGGGGACCGGCCCACAATGA
- a CDS encoding type II toxin-antitoxin system HicA family toxin, whose protein sequence is MPRFPVDAPRAKVISALESLGFRIVRDREHVSMIRDNPDGTRTPLTLPGHSHLKGSTLRMICKQSGITRDDFLKAYEAS, encoded by the coding sequence ATGCCCCGTTTTCCCGTGGATGCCCCGAGGGCGAAAGTCATCTCAGCCCTCGAATCACTCGGATTCCGGATCGTCCGAGATCGCGAACACGTTTCCATGATCCGAGACAATCCTGACGGAACACGGACTCCATTGACCTTGCCGGGCCACTCTCACCTCAAGGGTTCAACCTTGAGAATGATCTGCAAGCAGTCCGGAATCACCCGAGACGACTTCCTGAAGGCTTACGAAGCGTCATAA
- a CDS encoding type II toxin-antitoxin system HicB family antitoxin, translating to MAVEKHYKVVVEKHADGYVAYPLGMRGVVVGQGDSYEAALADVRSAIRFHIETFGPEAFEDESPILEAFVAETGISL from the coding sequence ATGGCTGTGGAGAAGCACTACAAGGTCGTCGTCGAGAAACACGCCGATGGATACGTTGCGTACCCCCTGGGGATGCGCGGGGTCGTGGTGGGTCAGGGCGACTCATACGAGGCTGCCCTGGCCGACGTGCGATCGGCAATCCGTTTTCACATCGAAACCTTCGGACCGGAAGCGTTCGAGGACGAATCACCGATCCTGGAAGCCTTCGTTGCCGAGACGGGAATCTCGCTCTGA
- a CDS encoding alpha/beta hydrolase-fold protein, with protein MTLNRWLAPLALCLVMTTVEAQALGPLPTRSAEPVEPTPATTGQPEPAALPGPPAPLAPRFAVSVVEGLIDAPTDGRLVVILARRARPEPRNALSLPVPGSPAVLGVDAELVAPGTVTMVDASARSFPIEALENLPPGEYVAQAVLMRNPDLLLLNAPGNLSSAPTPVNLDPADTDPIPLELTRIDPPERLPDDTDLVRYLKVPSKLLSEFHGRPMFLRVAVVLPRDYGKDPSVRYPLRVHIGGFGSRFTAARRRMAEGSPFRRMWLADDTPRFVMLFLDGAGPLGDPYQVNSANHGPYGDAITQELIPYIERLYRGIGQGYARVLDGGSTGGWVSIALQVFYPDFFNGCWSSCPDSLDFRSFQLINIYDDANAYTTADGAERPAFRREDGTPVYAMRDECSLENALGLGGSWAMSGGQWGSWNATYSPRGPDGRPVPLWDPVTGAIDKSVLDHWARYDIRRVLEANWQTLGPKLRGKIHIWMGDADNFFLEQALQRLEAFLETADPPFEGSIVYGAGEGHCWSGITELEMMQQMAEAVASGAPGR; from the coding sequence ATGACGCTCAACCGCTGGCTCGCGCCGCTTGCCCTCTGCCTCGTGATGACCACGGTCGAGGCCCAGGCCCTCGGCCCCCTCCCGACCCGGAGCGCCGAGCCCGTGGAGCCGACCCCCGCGACCACGGGCCAGCCCGAGCCCGCCGCCTTGCCCGGCCCGCCGGCACCCCTCGCCCCCCGGTTCGCGGTCAGCGTGGTCGAAGGTCTGATCGACGCCCCAACCGACGGCCGCCTGGTCGTGATCCTCGCCCGCCGAGCCCGACCCGAGCCGCGCAATGCTCTCAGCCTCCCTGTGCCTGGCTCTCCGGCCGTGCTGGGCGTCGATGCGGAACTGGTCGCCCCCGGTACGGTGACGATGGTGGATGCTTCGGCCCGGAGCTTTCCCATCGAAGCCCTGGAGAACCTGCCTCCCGGTGAGTATGTCGCGCAGGCCGTCTTGATGCGGAACCCGGACTTGCTCCTCTTGAACGCCCCCGGTAACCTCTCCAGCGCACCCACTCCCGTCAATCTTGATCCGGCCGACACCGACCCGATCCCCCTCGAACTGACCCGGATCGACCCTCCGGAACGCCTGCCCGACGATACCGACCTGGTCCGCTACCTGAAGGTTCCGTCGAAGCTCCTGAGCGAGTTCCACGGCCGGCCGATGTTCCTACGTGTCGCGGTGGTGCTGCCTCGGGATTACGGGAAAGACCCAAGCGTGCGCTATCCGCTTCGGGTCCACATCGGCGGCTTCGGCTCGCGTTTCACCGCCGCCCGCCGCCGGATGGCCGAGGGTTCCCCCTTCCGCCGGATGTGGCTGGCCGACGACACCCCTCGCTTCGTCATGCTTTTTCTCGACGGAGCCGGGCCGCTCGGCGACCCGTACCAGGTGAACTCGGCCAATCACGGCCCGTATGGAGACGCGATCACACAAGAACTGATTCCCTATATTGAGCGTCTCTATCGGGGCATCGGCCAGGGATACGCCCGCGTCCTTGATGGCGGATCGACCGGCGGCTGGGTGTCAATCGCGCTGCAGGTCTTCTACCCCGATTTCTTCAACGGCTGCTGGTCAAGCTGCCCCGACAGCCTCGACTTTCGCTCGTTTCAGCTCATCAACATCTACGACGACGCCAACGCCTACACCACCGCCGACGGTGCCGAGCGCCCCGCCTTCCGCCGCGAGGATGGCACCCCCGTCTACGCGATGCGAGACGAATGCAGCCTCGAAAACGCCCTCGGTCTGGGCGGTTCGTGGGCCATGTCCGGTGGCCAGTGGGGCTCCTGGAACGCCACCTACAGCCCCCGAGGCCCCGACGGCCGCCCCGTCCCCCTCTGGGACCCCGTCACCGGCGCGATCGACAAGTCTGTCCTCGACCACTGGGCCCGGTACGACATCCGCCGCGTCCTCGAAGCCAACTGGCAGACGCTCGGACCCAAGCTGCGCGGCAAGATTCATATCTGGATGGGCGATGCCGACAACTTCTTCCTCGAACAGGCCCTCCAGCGTCTCGAAGCGTTCCTCGAAACCGCCGACCCTCCCTTCGAAGGCTCCATCGTTTACGGCGCCGGCGAGGGCCATTGCTGGTCGGGCATCACCGAGCTTGAGATGATGCAGCAGATGGCTGAGGCCGTGGCCTCGGGGGCGCCCGGTCGGTAA
- a CDS encoding lysophospholipid acyltransferase family protein produces the protein MRRLPLSDEFRHRYRAPSVSPFWVRAGAIAFRRMLRREQRIEQYDIEGLDRLAGLLDRGDGVLIAPNHCDDADAGVVFELGMRLRRPFYYMAAYQIFKGKAGYVLPRVGCFPVDREGTDLRAFKTAVELLGDRPNPLVVFPEGEIYHMADRLTPIREGVATIACSALKKRRTAGKTVWIVPVGLKYRFLDDHDPRPALDAQMTALEAHLRRQTRPGRSLVDRIYAFAEGAVCLKETEYLGSARSGPLADRLAELREHILGAIEERRFVIRKSGDVPVRVKELRRACLEVLAESGADPARIAEARHDLNDLFVVMQMFSYPGDYVRDCPTLERASEVLLKLEQDTLGIQFPRPRGPRRAVVRVGEPIDVGAFAASSERPRRTASVLTATLEQRLQRLLDAIGPGRPL, from the coding sequence ATGAGACGCTTGCCCTTGTCGGACGAGTTCAGGCATCGCTATCGCGCCCCGAGCGTCTCGCCGTTCTGGGTCCGGGCCGGTGCCATCGCCTTCCGCCGGATGCTCCGACGCGAGCAACGGATCGAACAGTACGACATTGAGGGCCTCGACCGGCTGGCAGGGCTGCTCGATCGCGGCGACGGCGTCCTGATCGCCCCGAATCATTGCGACGACGCCGACGCCGGTGTCGTCTTCGAGCTGGGCATGCGGCTGCGTCGGCCGTTCTACTACATGGCCGCGTACCAGATTTTCAAAGGGAAGGCCGGCTATGTCTTGCCCCGAGTCGGGTGCTTTCCGGTCGACCGCGAGGGGACCGACCTCCGCGCGTTCAAGACCGCCGTTGAGCTGCTCGGCGATCGGCCGAACCCCCTGGTCGTCTTTCCTGAAGGCGAGATTTACCACATGGCCGACCGGCTCACGCCGATCCGCGAAGGCGTGGCGACCATCGCGTGCTCGGCGTTGAAAAAGCGTCGGACGGCGGGCAAAACGGTCTGGATCGTCCCGGTCGGTTTGAAGTACCGATTCCTCGACGACCACGACCCCCGCCCGGCCCTCGACGCCCAGATGACTGCGCTGGAAGCCCATCTCCGCCGACAGACCAGGCCGGGGCGATCACTCGTGGATCGGATTTACGCCTTCGCCGAGGGGGCGGTCTGCTTGAAGGAGACGGAGTATCTCGGCTCGGCCCGATCGGGCCCGCTGGCCGATCGCCTGGCGGAGCTTCGGGAGCACATCCTCGGCGCGATAGAGGAACGCCGATTCGTCATTCGGAAATCCGGCGACGTGCCGGTGCGGGTCAAGGAACTACGGCGTGCCTGCCTGGAGGTCCTGGCCGAGTCCGGGGCCGATCCCGCCCGGATTGCCGAGGCCCGCCACGATCTGAACGACCTGTTCGTCGTCATGCAGATGTTCAGCTATCCCGGCGATTATGTCCGCGACTGCCCGACCCTGGAACGGGCGTCCGAGGTTCTCTTGAAGCTGGAGCAGGACACGCTGGGCATCCAGTTTCCTCGGCCGAGAGGTCCTCGACGCGCCGTGGTCCGGGTCGGCGAGCCGATCGACGTGGGAGCCTTCGCCGCGTCCTCGGAGCGGCCTCGACGCACGGCCTCAGTCCTGACCGCCACCCTGGAACAACGCCTCCAGAGGCTTCTTGACGCCATTGGGCCGGGCCGACCCCTCTGA
- a CDS encoding NAD-dependent epimerase/dehydratase family protein, whose translation MIEDDLGPIDSEDRPTVLITGACGYLGRKLRKQWGDRYDLILLDRNPGPDNDEVITADLTELDDEWAELFHGVDAVVHLAAHSHPNASWEALVGPNLDALPNVLNAAVLAAVDRFVFASSSHTMWGYRDDGTGPISEDLPPRPDGSFGASKLVGERFGRSMAQAFELAFVALRVGWVQPDPNDPATLPDDWARSLWLSDRDLAQLVECALWSELDDRFLVVNGTSRNRRSRWPISRAEEMLGYAPLDDAFAVSESE comes from the coding sequence ATGATCGAGGACGACCTCGGGCCGATCGATTCCGAAGATCGGCCGACGGTCCTCATCACCGGAGCGTGCGGATACCTTGGACGCAAGCTCCGCAAGCAGTGGGGCGATCGCTACGATCTGATCCTCCTTGACCGTAACCCCGGTCCAGACAACGACGAGGTCATCACGGCCGATCTGACTGAGCTGGACGACGAGTGGGCCGAGCTGTTTCACGGCGTCGATGCCGTGGTCCACCTTGCGGCCCACTCGCACCCGAACGCCTCGTGGGAGGCGCTGGTCGGCCCGAACCTCGACGCCTTGCCGAACGTCCTGAACGCCGCCGTGCTCGCCGCGGTCGATCGCTTCGTCTTCGCCAGCTCCAGCCATACGATGTGGGGCTATCGGGATGACGGCACCGGCCCGATCTCCGAGGATCTGCCTCCCCGGCCCGATGGCTCCTTCGGCGCCTCGAAGCTGGTGGGGGAGCGGTTCGGGCGAAGCATGGCACAGGCCTTCGAACTGGCCTTCGTCGCGCTTCGAGTCGGCTGGGTGCAGCCCGACCCGAACGATCCGGCCACTTTGCCCGACGACTGGGCAAGGTCGCTCTGGCTCTCAGATCGCGACCTCGCCCAGCTCGTCGAGTGCGCCCTCTGGTCCGAGCTGGACGACCGCTTCCTCGTCGTCAATGGCACCTCGCGCAACCGACGGAGTCGCTGGCCGATCTCCCGAGCCGAGGAGATGCTCGGATACGCTCCGCTTGACGATGCCTTCGCCGTCTCCGAATCGGAGTGA
- a CDS encoding DUF4365 domain-containing protein, protein MGKTTAKPWYFEERAESLLMVHLTRRDDLEIQRQALDADRSVDYLVHITSGGRRTGRVLGIELKALRGLKPGRIDESRPFPLSLNLNDISYPIDIPFPFCLVVFDIENDHGFYRWLKEPTIDPSGRPGLVDRDANWFRRLDRDALDEIINQVNQWYEHRISRS, encoded by the coding sequence ATGGGGAAGACCACCGCGAAACCCTGGTATTTCGAGGAACGGGCCGAGAGTCTCTTGATGGTCCATCTCACCCGACGGGATGACCTTGAGATCCAGCGGCAGGCGCTCGATGCCGACCGCTCTGTCGATTACCTGGTCCACATTACCTCGGGCGGTCGCCGAACCGGTCGAGTGCTCGGGATCGAATTGAAGGCACTTCGTGGCTTGAAACCAGGAAGGATTGACGAATCTCGACCGTTTCCCCTGTCCCTGAACCTCAACGACATCTCCTACCCGATCGACATCCCGTTCCCCTTCTGCCTGGTCGTGTTCGACATCGAAAACGACCACGGGTTTTATCGATGGCTCAAGGAACCCACCATCGATCCGTCGGGAAGGCCAGGGCTTGTGGATCGGGATGCCAACTGGTTTCGTCGTCTCGATCGTGACGCACTCGACGAGATCATCAATCAGGTGAACCAATGGTATGAGCACCGAATCTCGCGGTCGTGA